TCCCGTCGGTCCAACGCGCCGCGCGTTTCCGGGCTCGCCAGCGCGGCGACGACGAACACGAGGCAAGCCACGACGAGGAACACCATCAGCCGGGATGGGACGTCGCTCAGCTCTGGGCTGAGCAGGTTGACGAAGGTCGGCGTGAGCCCGCCGAGCATGAAACCCACGTTCCAGCACACGGCCGTGCCCCGGGAACGCAGCGCGGTCGGGTACCGCTCGTTGAGGAAGATCATCACCGGTGCGTACGCCGCGTTTGCGAGGAAGGCCAAAAGCATGCACAGCAACGCGATCAGCGACACGCCATCCGCGCCGGTAGCTGCGATCGCCCACAACACCGCCGGCAACGCGATCACGTTGAGACAGCCGATCGCCAGCATGGTGCGGCGCCGCCCGATGTGTTCGCTGAGTTCCCCCGCGGCGACGGCCGCGATGACCACGATCAGGCTCGACGCCAACAGGATCGCGCCACGCGCGGCCGGTTCGACGGGCACGACCTCGCCGAGCAGCGTAGGCATGAAGCCCGACGTCAGGTAGTACTGCGCTCCGGCGCCCGCCGCGACCGCGACGTTGATCGCGAAGACTTTCCGCCGCGGCCCCGCGATCAGCTCGCGGAACGGCACGCGCTTGGCCGATCCGGCGCTCCCGCCGGACTGCCACATCGGCGATTCCTCGACGTTGCGCAGCACGAACAGGCTCAGCGCCGCGCCCAGCAGGCCGGTGAAGAACAGCACCCGCCAGCCCCACTCGCCGAACGCGGCGCCGGGGAAGAACCGGTTGATGACGATGTAGTCGAGACTGGCCAGCGCCGCACCGATACCAGCGCCCCCACCACCGATCAACCCGCTCATCAGGCCGCGCCAGCGAGCCCCGATGCTCTCGGTGCCCAGCGTGTGCGTCGTCGCGGTGACGCCGCCGACGAACAAGCCCTGAATGATCCGGAGAGCCAGGAAGATAATGGGCGATGCCGCACCGATCGCGGCATAAGTGGGGACCAGGCCCATCGCGGCGGTGGAGATGCCGACCCCGGCCATCACGAACACCATGATGTTCTTGCGTCCCTTGCGGTCCGCGAGTTCACCGAAGATCGCCGCACCCGCCGGCCGCATGACGATGCTGACCGCGAACGACCCGAAAACCGCCGCGATGCTCAACGTCGGGCTGGTCGCCGGGAAGATCATCTTGCCGACCGGGCCGGCCACGTACAGCAGCAGGAACAGGTCGAAAAGATCGAACGACCACCCCGCGACGGAGGCGAAGGCCGCGGCCCGCGCCGACCGGGCCGAAGGTGACTTGGAAACAGGTGTAGTAAACGGACTGCTCATCGCTCGTCGCCTTCAACGTTGGAGTGCCGAGAGATCATTTCGTTGTGGTCGCGCCCCCGCGTGTTGGTTCGGGGCGTGCCGGGGCGCTCGGCAACCAAGACCAGAACTGTCCCGAGATCCATTCCCGTCCTTCCGCAGCAGCAATGGCGTGGAAGAAATCATCCGTTAGGGACCATCCGTTTCGGACGGTCGAAACCGTACGGTAGGCGCCGGGGCGTGTCAACGGTTCGACCTCGACGACCTCGCACGTCGCGCTCGGGATGATCGCGATGCGCGGCACCGCACCGCGACGGGATTTCCACATTCAGGGCAGGATCGGGAACAACAGCC
The sequence above is a segment of the Saccharopolyspora phatthalungensis genome. Coding sequences within it:
- a CDS encoding MFS transporter, which codes for MSSPFTTPVSKSPSARSARAAAFASVAGWSFDLFDLFLLLYVAGPVGKMIFPATSPTLSIAAVFGSFAVSIVMRPAGAAIFGELADRKGRKNIMVFVMAGVGISTAAMGLVPTYAAIGAASPIIFLALRIIQGLFVGGVTATTHTLGTESIGARWRGLMSGLIGGGGAGIGAALASLDYIVINRFFPGAAFGEWGWRVLFFTGLLGAALSLFVLRNVEESPMWQSGGSAGSAKRVPFRELIAGPRRKVFAINVAVAAGAGAQYYLTSGFMPTLLGEVVPVEPAARGAILLASSLIVVIAAVAAGELSEHIGRRRTMLAIGCLNVIALPAVLWAIAATGADGVSLIALLCMLLAFLANAAYAPVMIFLNERYPTALRSRGTAVCWNVGFMLGGLTPTFVNLLSPELSDVPSRLMVFLVVACLVFVVAALASPETRGALDRRDCAAAPVPTDRTTTVEADG